The window ATGTCTAGTACGACCTATGTGACACTAAAAAACAAGTACCACAAggcaattttctatttatttcagtttgatataactGTCATTCAGGTTATTCTTCCAATAATTGAAACCGAAAAAagaataatgtcatgtgccagtactgccactacaagaaagagctctttttcctataaaatttcagtcagtattacagggcgaaatctAGTATGACTGCGACAGAGAGATTGTCTGCACCGTAATGAATCCAAACAAAATCATACCCTAAGtgcaatatagtagtattaaatatatgatttgccctgtgaattggactgctgcagtcaagaagactagaaatacaggaggactcACTCCCTATCTCGCCTGTATATGAAAACCGTATCGCTATGTGGTtgccgcataattgaggggcgctagtagtaccccggtaacgtgcgcgatctgtatcgcttttttttgcAATGCGCATAATACGAACATACTCTGGCAAACATTAAATAGAGcattgggtgcattcctttaataaaagtttttttttcgctctgcaatttcgccctgtaataccgaccaaaattttataggaaaatgCTATTTCtggtagtggcagtactggtgcatgacattatttttttaagcttcCAATTATTGGGAGAATTACCTAAATGACTGTTCAAttgttatatcaaactgaaataaatagaatatagACTTGTTGTACTtgcttgttattgtcacataggtcgtACTAGACATTAGTAAAGTCTGGGATATTGCATGgagaattttatcacttttgtcgttgtttctgtttctagctacttgtcggtattacagggcaaaattgcagagcgaaagaaaatttttttttaaaggaatgcacccattaTACAGCTTTcaggatttttataaaaattactgattaatttaaagaaattaagcAAAGAAATCAATGgaaagtataatttattttttcttggctacgtcctttccttagctatattcgccataattaataaattgacaagctattggcaaatgtatctaagAGAAGGAGgtagctaaataaattaataagtagTCCTCATTAATTCTTAATTAATGAAGAATAACTTAAtgccaatagctttttaatttattaattatgggCCATTAATTGCTAGGAAAAGGATGCagccaaataaaatattttataatctaTATTGATTCCACAACGATTTGGCACAAGAATTTTAGTTTAATATATGAATTATActgctgagaaattaatttaaagtgcaaattaatttatttgcttaCATTCTTTTCTCTTATTTACAATGTTTACATTTACTtgcttacaattttttttttttataaaattataataataaggcTGGattagatttttaataaatttcgatcgtataaatttgttaagttttatatgtaaaagaacgaataaatattatatgaattttttggtttatttataaattaaagtaattgttcaagtttaatttatcagtcaaaaaaatatggactatatttttttttgtttttttaaattttagtattttaaatcTTCCATTTATAAAGTTGAaagaaattgtttaaatattaaatagccTAGTCATTTTGCTCACTTGTcatgtcaaataatttttaatgaattttttaaatgtaaaaatccTGAGAGCTGTATAATGCTCTATTTAGTttttgtcagagtatgtttgtattgtgcgcattgtaaaaaaaagcgatacaagcCGCGCACGTTACTAGCGCCCGtcaattatgcggcgaccACATAGCGATACGGTTTTTTGAGGCAAGTTTGTCctcctgcacccgtattcacgaggcaaaattgttctcattagggctttttttttccgctgatggcgcttgacaaaattttttttatatagatttcacatagaaaagctccacaaacgccaccatcggaaaaaaaacgccctaatgagaacatcctctgaatacgggtgctgtatttctagtcttttTGGCCGTCGAGCTGGGGTTCACATCGATGTATATATACGACATTCAcatggcaaattttttacaatttagggcttttttttgccggtgatggcgcttgtaaaattttttttttatagatttcacatacaagaACTCCACAAGcaccgccagtggaggaaaaagccctaaattgtaatgccctgtgaattggactgctgataTCGCATAGcagtgatgggtaaatggtcaatttttgaggtttcatacacttacagtaagatacctctgacgccattttgaacattcttactgactgtcgactcgacaattagttcttattgctcgatatatattggtacatgtaatttatttgttatataaatatatataatatcaaggaaaaccagtttgaaggaattaatgttgcaaaaaaattatgtttcaagcaacattaattccttagctccatcctttccttagctactgcttttcctcggacattttctatttattaaataaataatatacatgtcattttatttttgaaagatggaaatgtccaagaaaaagcagtagctaagggaaagatgtagctaaggaattaatgttgccaaaaaattatgttttaaggaattaatgttgctttaattttaaataactaattttttaaataaataaaaatcccaaggaaaaatagtagctaaggaaaagatggagctaaggaattacagttgccaaagaaattcttttttaagcaacattaattccttagctactgcttgtttttggaatttttatttatttaataaataaatgacatgtatttatcgaataaaaaaaaaattgtagcacGAAGGTTCCACGTTTATTCGTAGAAGGCGCTGGGAACGCAATGTAAGATACCTCGATGTATGAAACCGATGATGTAAGATACGGTATCTTACATGGTATCTTACACATGTAAGATACCAAGGTatcttacctacccaacactgtcGCATCGAAATATCGTCCTCGATATCGGGTCCTCTGATATATCGACTGATATCGCACATCTCTAGCTGCCATGATGACGGTTACTTTGCAGTGAGTGAAACAgcgtaaaattatttgttgtagatatttataataacccAATAAGTACTATTGTTAAAAGTGTTGTGGTAGACAATATAAACTAATAACTCTATAATAATGGTAAGTTTATCTCAAGTAAATACTACTTTGTTCATGAATAATTCtagaaaatattgttttacatTGTCttcaatttaattcttttcgatcgaatatatttattctgaaattaatcaaaactttaatattaatcattagtatttaaaattgattttccgTTGTTTAGAATTTCCGccttaaattatttcattgtcaTGCGACTCGCTATCTTTAAAAGTCAAAAACTTGAGGTTATGAATGAGCATCAGAGATACTATCAATAtgttcatttgtttattaaattcctATCTTCTAAcacattcaaatttttaatttttactttacaGTTTCGCAATCAGTACGACAGCGACGTAACGGTCTGGAGTCCACAAGGACGATTGCATCAAGTAGAATATGCAATGGAAGCTGTTAAATTAGGTTCGGCAACAGTGGGTCTTAAGAACAAAGATTATGCTGTTTTGATTGCGTTGAAACGAGCATCATCTGAGTTGTCTgcttatcaaaagaaaattattccaATTGATAAGCACATGGGTATCAGTATTGCTGGTCTCACTGCTGATGCCAGAATGCTGAGGTAAGTAGCTATTTGGCACGTCAAATTAATGTGAATTTAACATATTCAGAAAATTAATGAAgatcttttaattttcagtCGTTATATGAGAACAGAAtgcttaaattataaatattctcaTGATGATACACTTCCAGTTGGTCGTCTTATTACCAACTTGGGTAATAAAATGCAAACATGCACTCAAAGATACGATAGACGTCCATATGGAGTTGGTCTTCTTGTTGCTGGTTatgatgttaatattattttttgttttattcaaagaaaaccaatatttatgattatttaatatgaaaaattgataaatatatttattttaggatCAAGGTCCACACGTCTTTCAAACTTGTCCATCAGCGAACTACTTTGATTGCAAGGCCATGGCTATTGGCTCCCGTTCACAAGGTGCCAGAACTTATCTTGAAAAACACTTGAATGAATTTCTTGGTAGTTCACTTGATGAACTTGTCAAACATGGTTTGAGAGCTCTCAGAGATACTCTTCCAAATGAAGTTGATCTTTCAGTCAAGGTAGTAACCAAACACCTTTAAGATAAAATCAATCATCTTAGAAAACAATAATcgaaagtaatttttttgtatcatttgTAGAATGTTTCAATCGGAATCGTTGGATCGGATCAAGAGTTTGATATTCTTGATGAAGATAAGACAGCAAAATACTTATCAGAAATTGAAGGCGATGAAAAACGTGGATCAAATCGCGGTGTTGAAGCTACGCCGGGTGATCAGTCACCTTTGGATCCACCAAGCGATGCTCCAGCTGATCCAAGAGTCTCAGTTGCTATGGATACTGAATGATTTCTTTTAAAGATCAATTCTATTAAAAGACGTGTTttgtttaatgataataaaagtaaatatcttttttattttgctttgtatttgaaataaataaatctgcTTACATAACTATCAAAAGGTTTGTAGTTGAATTAAATCAACTGTAAACAACAGAAATTGAGTTACAgattttgataaaacaaacaaaaaaattatctatgatGTGTTTTCAATTTGACTAGGGATTTATAAAACTAGTTGAGTATATTTTCTTTAGATTTATTTCTTCGTTCTTTCAGaatatttgatagaaaaaattcacCAGCTTTGTATGATGATCTGACCAAAGGACCACTTGCAGTATAAACAAATCCAAGTTTAGCACCAATTACTTCccagtatttaaatttttctggtTTGACATACTCGATTACTTTGAGATGTCTTTTAGTTGGTTGCATGTATTGTCCAAGAGTAACTGCATCGACTCCAGATAATCTAAGATCTTTCATTGTTCGTTCAACTTCATCGTCGGTTTCACCAAGACCAAGCATTATTGACGATTTTGTTATAAGATCTGGGTTTATTTCTTTTGCACTCGTTAGAACTTTCAACGATTGACTGgatttcaaaaacaaaattagcattatttaaattttattttcttcctTTATTGAAGTTATAAATTTCTTATACTTTTtgctatataaatatttttgaggtGAAATACTAAACTTACTTGTAATGTGCTCGACGATCTCTAACAAAAGGCGTTAATCTTTCAACCGTTTCGATATTATGAGCAAAAACGTCTAATTTCGAATCAACAATAGTTTTTATGCACTCATATTTTCCTGAAAAATCTGGAACAAGGGCTTCTACTAGAATGTTACTCCTGGAAATTGTatgaatatacatatatattaataagttTTGTTGAGTTGAAATGAGTGTTTCAaaagaagttgaaaaaatttcaccTTTTTTTCAACTCACGAATTGTTTCGGCAATATGTTTAGCTCCCCCATCAGGTAAATCTAAATATAAGTTGAATTGAATGAATATTCGTAACTAAGTCATTAATGTTgataggaaaaaaatatataccatcCCGATCGACAGATGTAAGAACAATGTAATCAAGCTCCCAATCTGTGATTGCTTTTGCTGTGTTAACTGGTTCTGCTGAATCTAACGGTGATAGTGTACGAGATGTTTTAACTGAACAAAATCTACAGCCTCTGGTACATGTGTCTCCCATTAACTGCGAAATTTccaatttgtaataattcttTCTTCGTATAGATTGAAACTTTTACAATgacaaaaattgttataattaccATTATTGTAGCTGTAGCAGTACCGTGTTCACCACCTCCCCAACATTCACCAATGTTAGGACATCTTGCTTCTTCACAAACAGTCGCTAGTTTTGATCCCCTTAGTTGATCTTTTATCTTAGCATAGCTTTTACCCATTGGAATTTCTGTTTTTAACCAAGGTGGTAATCGCAATCTTGTTTTCTCACCCTTATCTAGCTTTAATTTTCCATCGTATCCTGATACCCTATTAGACAAGAATTCATCCAGCTGAGGACCATTTTTAAGCTTCTCTGCAAATGGCACGTCGTCAGTTATTTTAGAGTATTGCTTATTCaccttttaattaattagaaattaaaacATCAAGCTTTAGTTGATTTTCAAAGATGTTTGGTTAACTTACCGAGAAAAAATGAGGTAATGATTCAAAACGCTTGGTCTGCATCCATCGAAACATGATCGAATATAGATGAGGAGTTATGATAAATGTCAATAATGAATACAAGTTTTTTAATGAACAGCTGGGTTTAATTAAGATCAAACCAGATCAAACCAAACCACTGGGGTAAGTTCAGCCCCACGACCAGGGATGGGCATGTTGAAAACATAGTTTTAAACATCCTTAGTTTTATCCATTTGTATAAAACATCTCTCTCTAGCGGTGAAACTTGGAACTATCATCAAAAGAAACCAAAATGGATAACATAATCTCGAAAAAGAGCTCAGGAATTGATGTGAAATATttaggacaagcagtagctgagaaaaagatgtagctaagtacccgtattcacagggcaaataattatgatatgattatacccactctaatataaaagctccacaagcgccactggtggatgaaaaaagccttaaattgtaatgccctgtgaatacgggtgcagcatTGTCAAAGTTATAAAGgcttgtggccactagcatagtttttcgaccaagttctatgccatagcgaTATGGCAGAATAGTTCACATATGACGGCTATAGGGTGGCGTTTTAATcgttttttgaaattgtttcagctgtaccaacttgcttagaaaaacataaaaaataaataaaaatataacctttcttatttgttgacaatttgatattttgacagtcaatcattatacatatgtactatacatgtgtaaatataaacaaacaaatttattaataacgctaaccattgttgttgtatttttttaatgatggcTGTATCCAAAAAAACTAGTGTGAAGTTAGCGGTTCTATGCTGAAAATGCTGCGTGcagcattttttcaacatagtcCTCAGTGGccattttctagtaaatttttagtgagatatagtgacacaagttctatgccatagtccatttattaccagaaacaTCTAGATTATTCCCAGTTATCACTGAAAAAGTCAGTtgtttctggtaataaatggactatggcatagaacttggtcgaaaaactataCTAGTGGCCACACGCCTTTAGGAGAAGGTTTAAGCGGTgtctccacgctatagaaatgCTTGCAAGATCTTTCATCACTAGATAATTACTAGAATTTTGGTGGAAATCAGCCTTTAAAAGCATTGCAAGACTATCGGAGCCAATGGGacatgttccattttttcgtgCAAGAACTTGCATGAGATTTGTATAGCGTGGAGACACCACTTTAGGATCCCAAGGTGGGCATAAGTTCTCTATAAGtccatttacattttttatttttttatctgagTATTCGTTTTGGTTGTCTTTAAACGACCACCGATTATTAAAGCCTTTAACTACCCTCCAGATCCGTGAGGGATCACTATTTTTACTCAAACCATCTACAAACTTTACGAAGTTCTCTTTTTTAATCTTCTTAAGGCCATTTGTGGCTTTACGGTGGAAAAAATATCCCGCCAATATCCCGCCATATCCCGCCAATATCCCGTAATTGACCCATTGGCGGGTTATGTATCCCGGCAATATCCCGCAACAACATATTGGCGGGTTATAAATCTCGCCACAAAATTTTGGCGGGTTATTTATCCCGCCGACATCCCGCCACAAAATATTGTCAGATTATGTATCCCGCCAACAACCCGCCAATATGCCATCACAAAACACTCTGAAAACACTGGTATATGtataccctggtagaaatatttatctGCCATTACTCCCGCTTTCTCCGCATTACGttgaaattactccggcatgagattgatggcAAAGAAATGACTCCGGCATTAAATTGATGGTGGAGAAATTACTTTGTcatgagattgatggcggagaaattactccggcatgggATCGATGGTGGAGAAaatagtataattatttttaataaattatccatttgactattttttagCAGACAAATCAGGAGTATTTTTATCGGTTGAACATTTTCATGATATGTGTTCGTTTGGTTCATGGAAAACCACATACAAACTCCCTCGCACCTACTccccctggtgaaaatatttctccgcgatttctCTTGAATTTCTTCGCGATTACTCCAAATTTCTCCCAAAtcgacccatgcggagaaaggagtggaaaaattttctcctcgtcgttgatttcggaagaatttccctgcggtaaaattatttttttcacatgtttctcCGCGTGTGTTTCTtttcgcggagaaatatttccgaatgTTTCCTTACCCAAGTTGATTCGGAGaaacgaaagaaaaatttctcctcttcgttgattttagaaaaaatttctcagcagtaaaattattttttcacacggttggagaaatggcggacgaATCTCTCCACCCtttctccaactttctccaccatttgttcaatttttttccaactttttcaattttcaattatttaaaaaaagaatgactaattattaattgttacataacgcaaagcataatgatgtttattttttctgaaaaaaatgaaaattcgaagacactttttttcaaaaaagttgatatacctgAGGTACTTGGTCTACAAAACTCCCGTGATCgtttcatcaaattgatgaatgtgGGAAAATaagtggaaaaatttctcctcgtcgttgatttcggaagaatttctctgtgataattttttttttttacacgttTCTCCTCGTACTTTTATcgcggaaaaatatttccgaacgtttctccGCCCAAATCGATTCGaagaaaattcgtaaaaaatttctccgcggtaaatttttttttttcacatgtttctcCGCGTATTCTCAtcgtggaaaaatatttccgaacgtttctccacccaagtcgattcggagaaaattcggaaaaaaattttgatacctttctccactcatttctccgcatgggtcaatttgggagaaattcggagtaaatgcggagaaattcggagtaatcgcggagaaattcaggagaaatcgcggagaaatattttcaccagggtgcgattgaatttaatcaaaaaactttCAACTATTACTTCGGCACTTGGTGCTAAACGTACTCGTAGTGAGTTGATGCCTTTTTTGACAGAGAAAATTTATGATGGAGATAAAGTTTTATTGGCACTCACTGAACAACTAGGTGCATTCACACCAGTCACCACTTGTAGTTGGACCTGATCATGTCTATTGTTTATTGGTAagtgcttgaaaaaaaaagataactatagctttaatcaaaaataaatataagcaaACTTAAGATTTGTTTTTCACATGTTTCAATGTAAAAactacacggagagaaatccgcagcaattataatgctgtagagtatcaaacaaattttactgtagtctactggaaattaagaagttgcgtggggaggccaccaggatcgactagaatttcctactacactacagtaattttaatcaaaacaaaacaaaaaaacgtcacaaaaaattaaataaaaccttattatttaaacatcagaataaaaatgtaatgtgtttattaatttaaaaaaaataaaccattttataattttcatgtgtttcaccgtatttttatttaaattcatgaataaaataaaaacaataaacttttttagaagaggttaggaacacacttgatttccaataaatattcgtgtcatctggcgggaaaacctgctgtacactacagtaatttctggcataaagtataccattaactcGAGACTTCCAATCCGTAttgtagactacagtaaaaaatttagatgaaatataataataatcattataataagtgggaattagtcgctttaatgacgtcagctatgatttttacgataccactacagtaatatttggtgcggatttctctccgtgtatcaTACTCACTTTAacattaatttagtttttttatccTAAAGACAGTATTAGATACAGTTATCAGAAGCTCAAAATGAAAGCaagttgtgaaaaaaaaaaatattttggtcTTCTTAACTCTCAAGCATATCCTCTCACAGAAGGTACTGATCAAAAGGTAATATATCTTTTTGAACCTTTAGGTATGAATCTTTCATAAACTCGATAATACTTCATTTATAGCttcttatcatttattttcattgcatTTCAGAGGTTAACAAATCAAACAATGTATCATCTAATAGAAAAAACGGAAATGAAGTATCAggtaaaattacatataaaaataaaaaacggtTTTCGTTTTTCCATCTATAATTGTGCGGatgagtaaaatttaatttgtttcagTTTCCTGTTGTGCAGACGTTGAACCAGCTCATGCTGTgcctgataataataatgacgatAAAGCAATTGTAAAGGAGTTATTGTCAAAATCTTTTGAAAATGCTGGGGAATGTGCCAAGTTGATAACCAGATTTTTATGGACAGATCAGGAATTGGTAATTCGAGagatatgtattattatagagatatttaatatttaaatgtatcatTTTATGAATCCTAATGATGAAATGTATAcaaatatactaaaaaaattactgtgtAAATTGTCCTACCTTTTTCCGAAATGAGCCATTGTTTTGTTGTATGATATTTTCAGGGCTGGCAATATATATAACCCACTAATAACCCACCAAGAATCATTGGCGGTTACAATATTTTGTGGCGGGATATGTAACCCACCAAGAAAGCATTGGTGGTGACTAGGGGTGCGTTCCGTAGAGGACCGCGGTCTACCAAAAATAGGCGTGGTTTATcatggtgaatttaatttcgtTGTAGTGTCAGCACTGCTATGTATTGGAAAACGTAAACAAACATAAGCAAACGTAAACAccgaaaaatatgattaacgtattatagagaaaaaaataatttggcatcaaaaaaaaaattgtcaattataaTAGTAGgtgtatattgttgttatctcAATTATTTAGCCTGTAGATTGTATTTCTTTTCTAAGTTAATGCTTCAAAACCTATCATAACTCAAATGTAAGGTTAGGACAGcacttatatttttgttatttttcaagatctTAAACTGGCTGATGTTGCTgttcattttcaacaaaaacaacaattactaCCTACATCAGTCAATAGATAATGTGTTTGAAgtggaatttttcttttcattttgttaactgttattaacaaatttattgttttaataattttattcagtaCAAAATTCAGTAAGCACCACATCCACAACATTAACAATACATACATAGAaaggtgtaaaaaaaagtatacatgagACTGGTTATTTTTTAGGGATTCCTAgggagatttttaatttttatggattCACTCTGATTATGGCCAAAAAGGACCGCGGTCCCCCTACGGAACGCACCCCATATATTGTGGCGGGATATTGGCGGGATATGTAACCCACCAAGAAAGCATTGGCGGTGACCATATATTGTGGCGGGATATTGGCAGGATATGTAACCCGCTAATGGGTCAATTACGGGATATGCCGGGATATTTGGCGGGATATTAGCGGGATATTTTTTCCACCAGGGCAGGCTGCTCTACGATACTCAATAAAGTTATCACGAGTAGAAGATAATCGAAATTTACATAATGCTGCTTTTCTTAACCTTACGAACTTGTCGCATTCTTCATTCCACCAAGGAGCAGGTGGAGctgaatgattatttttctgtTGGACCCTGAGAGTCCCATGAGGTCTAGGATTTTGTTTACCACGAGGAGTGGCTTCTGCCGGCGCAGAGGAAATTAAGGCAACAAGGTCTGAGTACCCCCTGGTGGAAACATTTCTCCGGAATTACTCCAGATTGCTCCGGATTATTCCGGAGTTGTTCCGGATTATTCTGAATTGCTCCGGATTATTTCGAATTGCTCCGGATTACTCCGGATGATTCCGAAATTGCTCCGGATTATTCCGGAATTGGCtcacttagaaaaaatttggaaaaatacgaaaaatcgGTAGCAATTCCAAAATACTCGAATTCCTGTgtaaaataaaggaaaatagatgaccgaaaaattttaatgggccaattCCGGAGTGATACGGAgttttccggaattttacggAGTGTTTCCGGACTTTTACGGAGTatttccggaattttacggAGTTTTTCCGGAGTTttacggagaaattatttctaccagggccTTGTCAAAGCATTTATAGAATTGTTAAACCGAGATTTATTGAGAGTGATTTTAGAAAGAATTTTATCGTAAAATAAGCTCAGTCTGTTTTAGTAGTATATGCGCcctttacaataataaaaaaatatatttagacgCTCTTGACCCgctaatattttatatcaataaacagGGGCTCAAGAGCGCCctctacaataaaaaaaatatatatttagacgCTCTTGACCTGccgatattttatattcataaatagaGGCTCAAGAGCGCCctctacaataataaaaaaatatatttagaccGTCTTGAcctgccatttttttttttacaataaatgaagatttaatatgattttttattaaagtagGGGGCGCCTTTATGCTTTTGtctaaaaaatgaattgtcaGTGGCAAATGAGCACCCGCAGGGCGCGACAAACGCGAAAAGTAGTCGCAtcgatgattaattttttatttttgtatgcaTGTACCAAATGACTAAAATACTATATGATACTGAGTTTATACTAACCTACcaatttttgaagtgaaacttctttagaatgggcagtaaaaaaaaaaaaacaaaagatggatgcaacgaaagtaacggtatgaaggtaagtaattttaaattattttttatcttgttttatttatttattcccttgacaacgatacgaaaaaatttgtttaaaatttgtttcaaaattttagttccatgaaagattcaagagacaaaggtgaatattaaggttaaaacttttattatatacaatata is drawn from Aphidius gifuensis isolate YNYX2018 linkage group LG3, ASM1490517v1, whole genome shotgun sequence and contains these coding sequences:
- the LOC122851915 gene encoding lipoyl synthase, mitochondrial, with the translated sequence MFRWMQTKRFESLPHFFSVNKQYSKITDDVPFAEKLKNGPQLDEFLSNRVSGYDGKLKLDKGEKTRLRLPPWLKTEIPMGKSYAKIKDQLRGSKLATVCEEARCPNIGECWGGGEHGTATATIMLMGDTCTRGCRFCSVKTSRTLSPLDSAEPVNTAKAITDWELDYIVLTSVDRDDLPDGGAKHIAETIRELKKRSNILVEALVPDFSGKYECIKTIVDSKLDVFAHNIETVERLTPFVRDRRAHYNQSLKVLTSAKEINPDLITKSSIMLGLGETDDEVERTMKDLRLSGVDAVTLGQYMQPTKRHLKVIEYVKPEKFKYWEVIGAKLGFVYTASGPLVRSSYKAGEFFLSNILKERRNKSKENILN
- the LOC122851916 gene encoding proteasome subunit alpha type-1 → MFRNQYDSDVTVWSPQGRLHQVEYAMEAVKLGSATVGLKNKDYAVLIALKRASSELSAYQKKIIPIDKHMGISIAGLTADARMLSRYMRTECLNYKYSHDDTLPVGRLITNLGNKMQTCTQRYDRRPYGVGLLVAGYDDQGPHVFQTCPSANYFDCKAMAIGSRSQGARTYLEKHLNEFLGSSLDELVKHGLRALRDTLPNEVDLSVKNVSIGIVGSDQEFDILDEDKTAKYLSEIEGDEKRGSNRGVEATPGDQSPLDPPSDAPADPRVSVAMDTE